The proteins below come from a single Salvelinus alpinus chromosome 18, SLU_Salpinus.1, whole genome shotgun sequence genomic window:
- the LOC139544469 gene encoding myb/SANT-like DNA-binding domain-containing protein 4 isoform X2 translates to MATRAAYFSPSEAQILMEAYEEVKDIIKKKGNTATVIKQREKAWQSIADRLNALNMNGPKRTWQQVKIKYKNILQNAVKKNTHRQGTGGGSPKADLTPAEDMALELNKGRPVLEGIPGGKETSIGSSQDATRFIQVSGSTVFLLEPPAQAPDDADPGEGPSAAATAHDGDDDEEETISLDSRRHEDPDAIQWENQPGNISSQAIRKLYGNHLRRQIELADIDIQYKKKKMENLALESEIKKRTIRKLDLEIKKLERELQEDDTAQNKN, encoded by the exons atggcaactagagccgcgtacttttccccgtcggaagcacaaatcctcatggaggcatacgaggaggtaaaagatataattaagaagaaaggcaacaccgccacagtgataaagcaaagagaaaaagcgtggcaaagtattgcagaccgcctgaatgc attaaacatgaacgggccaaaacggacatggcagcaggtcaaaatcaaatacaagaacattctgcagaatg cagtgaaaaagaatacccacagacaaggcacgggtggtgggtcaccaaaggctgaccttaccccagcagaggacatggccttggagctaaataaaggcaggcccgtcttagaggggatccctggggggaaagagacgagcataggttcctcccaagatgccacccgcttcattcaag tgtctggcagcactgtgttcctgttagagccaccagcacaagcaccagacgatgctgatcca ggtgaaggccccagtgcagcagcaacagcacatgatggagacgatgatgaggaggagaccatctctctggattccagaaggcatgag gacccagatgctatacagtgggaaaaccagcctggcaacata agctcacaagctatcagaaagttgtatggcaaccacctccggcgccaaatagaactggcagacatagacattcagtacaagaagaaaaagatggaaaatcttgcactggagtccgaaataaaaaagaggacaattaggaaactggaccttgaaataaaaaaacttgagagggag ctccaagaagatgacacagctcaaaataaaaattag
- the LOC139544469 gene encoding putative nuclease HARBI1 isoform X1 — protein MLIQVKAPVQQQQHMMETMMRRRPSLWIPEGMRYLCRLLGPRIKHRTARSHALSVEQMVCVALRFFASGAFLYSVGDAEQLNKATICRTIRSVCLAIKALADVFISFPGHRRLCDIKEEFYRIAGFPNVIGAVDCTHIRIKAPSGAHEADFVNRKSFHSINVQMVCNADCVISNVVAKWPGSVHDSRIFRASEIYQCLSQGEFSGVLLGDRGYGCQPFLLTPFTDPQEAQQAYNHAHARTRVEMTFGLLKARFHCLHKLRVSPVRACDITVACAVLHNVACLRKERAPRVPPAMDWDNPAIFPDDDSGRLLRDQYVLNYFS, from the exons atgctgatcca ggtgaaggccccagtgcagcagcaacagcacatgatggagacgatgatgaggaggagaccatctctctggattccagaaggcatgag gtatctatgcagactactgggtcccaggattaagcaccgcactgcacggagccatgcactgagtgtggagcaaatggtttgtgtggccttgcgcttttttgctagtggagccttcctgtactcagtgggggatgcagaacagctgaacaaggccacaatttgccgcacaataaggagtgtgtgtctggctatcaaagcattagcagatgtcttcatctccttccctggccacagaagactctgtgacatcaaagaggagttctataggattgcag gtttccccaatgtcattggtgcagtggactgcacacacataaggataaaagccccctcaggtgcccatgaggccgattttgtgaataggaaatcctttcacagcattaatgttcag atggtctgcaatgctgactgtgtgatcagcaatgttgtggcaaaatggcctggctcagtccatgactccagaatctttcgggcctctgaaatctatcagtgcctatcacaag gtgaattctctggtgtgttgctgggagacagggggtatggctgccagccttttctcctgacacctttcacagacccccaggaagcacagcaggcctacaaccatgcccatgccaggaccagagttgaaatgacctttggcctcctgaaggcacgctttcactgccttcacaaattaagggtcagccctgttagggcatgtgatattactgtggcttgtgctgtcctccacaatgtggcctgcctgaggaaggagagggcccccagagtgccaccagccatggactgggacaatccggcaatcttccctgatgacgacagtggtcggctgctgagggaccaatatgtgttgaattattttagttag